Proteins co-encoded in one Plasmodium berghei ANKA genome assembly, chromosome: 11 genomic window:
- a CDS encoding reticulon-like protein, putative, whose product MTPNSKIINLSIFFSINAFYMLLYIFNHTFIQVISTLCILLLLVSGLFVFLQVNTVSDYKENEKLEIVSKKALESFITYLYEIINDKLTLVRKYLLWKNKMENLTVIVIIYLIGNFFSFVNFSVLFYIITWGIFLYNHISNVYIKKIYAVAHPCYVDLKEQMKYVYENIPKLKHIKKNI is encoded by the coding sequence ATGACTCCCAATTCaaagataataaatttatcgATATTCTTTTCGATAAATGCATTTTATATGctactatatatttttaaccATACCTTTATACAAGTTATAAGCAcattatgtattttattacttttgGTGAGTGgcttatttgtatttttacaaGTAAATACAGTATCTGATTACAAGGAAAATGAAAAGTTAGAGATTGTATCAAAAAAGGCCCTAGAAAGTTttataacatatttatatgagaTAATAAACGATAAATTGACACTAGTCAGAAAATACCTATTAtggaaaaacaaaatggaaaatCTAACTGtaattgttattatatatttaataggcaattttttttcatttgttaattttagCGTTTTGTTTTACATTATAACTTGgggtatatttttatataaccATATCagtaatgtatatattaagaAGATATACGCAGTTGCGCACCCATGTTATGTTGATCTAAAAGAACAAAtgaaatatgtatatgagAACATACCTAAATTGaagcatataaaaaagaacatttaa